GATTAGGGTCTTGACCAATAGCTGCACCACAACCACTCATAGCATGTGGGCATGAAACATTTAATTCAATCATATCTACGAAATTTTCAATTTCTTTTACTAAATATGAAAATTCTTCTGGACTTGATCCATAAATAGAACCAATAACTACATTACTTTCTCCATTGGCATTAGTTTTATTGATTAATTTCAATTCTTCTTTAAAATTATTAACACCAGGACTTGAAAGTCCAATAGCATTTATAATTCCACCTTCTACAGCTACTGTAGTTGGATTTTTATAACCTGTATTAGGTTCTTTTGAAAATGATTTAGTTACAATTCCTCCTGCACCAGAATCTAAAATCCAATTTAAAGAGGATGCATTACTCCCCATAACTCCTGCTGCTAATATTAGAGGATTTTCAAATTTAATTCCACAAATTTGTGTTTTTAACATCAATTAACTCCTAGATTAATACTATTTTGTTGATTATTTTTATAATCATTATAATATTATAATCATTATAGAATTACTTATAACAGTATTTATAAGTATTATTTTATTCAATAATGCCATATTTAATATTTTAAACATTATTTTATTTTAATATTTTTTTTATTTTATTTTGATAGTATTAGTTTAATATTATTCTAATATTTTTTTAATATATTGAATATATTAAATTAAATTTAAATTTAAGATAATCTTTATCAAATATTTCTAAATTTTATCAAAGATTCCTAAATAATATTTCTAAATAATTATTTTCAATAAATTGTAATAATTATTTTTAATGAAATCTAATAATTTATATTAATAAATGTTTATTTAATGTAAGATTTATAATTATGTAAATCAAAGTAATTATTATGGAAATATATATAACAAATTCTATTGCAGGATTCATTGCATTTGATGATAATTTAGATATAATTAATTATAATCTTTTTAAAGATGAAGATATTGCTTTGAAATTATTTAAATTATTTAATAATGAAGTATTAGATGAAGAAATAGAATTAATAGAAAGTTTGATTAAGAATAATGGTGAAGATTATAGTTTCAATCTTATTACTGTTGAAACTAATAACAGGCTTTCTAATTATATTAATATTCTAAATGATTCTGAATATGCTATTGATGATCTAAATATTCAAATACAAACTCCAAATAAAGGGGGAGAATATTTTAGATCAAATTTAAAGGAAATCCTTATTGAACTTGGTTTTTCTACTCCTGGAGAATACAAATCTAAATTAATATCAATTTATAATGAATTAGCTATTTTAAAAATGAAAGAAGCTTCTCAAGATGAAAATAAGTTAATTATACAAGCTATTAACTCTATTGATGAAATTGATGAATCAATTAGTAAACTGATTGAAAGAATTCGTGAATGGAATATACTATACTTCCCTGAAATTGATGTAATTCAAAATAATGAAAGTTTTATAAATTTAATAGCTAACTATGAAAATAGGGATGAAATCATAAAAAACCCTCCTGAATCAATTGAAACAAATCAATATATTGATATTGAAAATGGTAGTTTTGGTGCAGATATAGAAGATGAAGATATTGAAATGATAAATGACTTTGCAAAATCAATACAGTCTTTTCAATCAACTAGAAAAAAAACAGAGGAATATATTGATAAAAAAATGGAAAAGTTAGCTCCAAATCTAAGAGATCTTCTTGGATCTACTCTTGGTGCAAAGTTAATTGCTCATATCGGGGGATTGAAAGATCTTGCAATGTATTCTGCAGCTACTATTCAGATAATGGGTGCTGAAAAAGCACTTTTCCGTCATTTAAAAACAGGAGAACGTCCTCCTAAACATGGTCTCATTTTTCAACATCCACAAGTTCGAACAAGCCCCTGGTGGGTAAGAGGAAAGATAGCTAGAACATTAGCTCTTAAAATATCTTTAGCTGT
This genomic stretch from Methanobrevibacter sp. TMH8 harbors:
- a CDS encoding ATP-binding protein, with amino-acid sequence MEIYITNSIAGFIAFDDNLDIINYNLFKDEDIALKLFKLFNNEVLDEEIELIESLIKNNGEDYSFNLITVETNNRLSNYINILNDSEYAIDDLNIQIQTPNKGGEYFRSNLKEILIELGFSTPGEYKSKLISIYNELAILKMKEASQDENKLIIQAINSIDEIDESISKLIERIREWNILYFPEIDVIQNNESFINLIANYENRDEIIKNPPESIETNQYIDIENGSFGADIEDEDIEMINDFAKSIQSFQSTRKKTEEYIDKKMEKLAPNLRDLLGSTLGAKLIAHIGGLKDLAMYSAATIQIMGAEKALFRHLKTGERPPKHGLIFQHPQVRTSPWWVRGKIARTLALKISLAVRKDVFSGKFDPTISENFLKRVEEIKKENPFPKKTTKRRQEERSAEKGKNSNYSRKSGKYKKKKSKKKNKKRK